A single genomic interval of Asinibacterium sp. OR53 harbors:
- the nadB gene encoding L-aspartate oxidase: MQTDFLVIGSGIAGLTYALKAAKQHPSRQVTVITKTRVDETNTKYAQGGIAGVWDEENDSFVKHIEDTLIAGDGLCNERVVEIVVKEGPERIREIIEYGARFDKDDTGEYSLGKEGGHSENRILHHKDVTGKEVERALLEEMKQVANIQLINHCFVIDIITQHHLGYLVTKSTPDITCYGVYVLNERTNQIEKILARITLLATGGCGQAYRTTTNPRIATGDGIAMVYRAKGKIENMEFIQFHPTALYEPGVSPSFLITEAVRGDGAILRNRNEEAFMEKYDARKDLAPRDIVARAIDSEMKRTGTEYVYLDCREMDKEKFLRHFPNIYEKCFSIGIDVMQQMIPVAPAAHYSCGGIKTDEWGRTSIQHLYACGECASTGLHGANRLASNSLLEAMVFGHRCFLDANKHINAIAFAENIPDWKALSTTDPREMILITQSQKELQQIMSDYVGIVRTDVRLERAMKRLDLLFAETEELYRTTKVSPQLCELRNLITVGYLIVKGAQFRKESRGLHYNTDHQQKSELLQNIIL; the protein is encoded by the coding sequence ATGCAGACAGATTTTTTGGTAATCGGATCGGGTATTGCAGGACTGACTTATGCATTGAAAGCGGCCAAGCAGCATCCTTCCAGGCAAGTGACTGTTATTACCAAGACCCGCGTAGATGAAACCAACACCAAATATGCGCAGGGTGGAATTGCAGGTGTATGGGATGAGGAAAATGACAGCTTTGTCAAACATATTGAGGATACATTGATCGCAGGCGATGGATTGTGCAATGAACGGGTCGTGGAAATTGTAGTGAAAGAAGGCCCTGAGCGAATCAGGGAGATCATTGAATATGGCGCCCGTTTCGATAAGGATGATACCGGCGAGTACAGTCTTGGAAAAGAAGGTGGCCACAGCGAGAACCGCATTCTGCATCACAAAGATGTTACCGGTAAAGAAGTAGAACGTGCTTTGCTGGAAGAAATGAAGCAGGTAGCCAACATACAACTCATCAATCATTGTTTTGTGATTGATATCATTACCCAGCATCATCTCGGCTACCTCGTTACCAAGTCAACACCCGATATTACCTGTTATGGCGTATATGTGCTGAACGAACGTACTAACCAGATTGAAAAAATACTGGCGCGGATCACTTTGCTGGCTACCGGCGGCTGCGGACAGGCATACCGCACTACTACCAACCCACGTATAGCCACAGGTGATGGCATTGCGATGGTATATCGCGCTAAAGGCAAGATCGAAAACATGGAGTTCATACAATTCCATCCTACTGCATTGTATGAGCCGGGTGTTTCCCCTTCTTTCCTGATCACCGAAGCGGTGAGGGGTGATGGCGCTATCCTCCGCAACAGGAACGAGGAAGCTTTCATGGAAAAATACGATGCCCGGAAAGATCTGGCACCACGTGATATCGTAGCGCGTGCCATCGATAGTGAAATGAAACGCACCGGTACCGAATACGTGTACCTCGATTGCAGGGAAATGGACAAGGAAAAATTCCTGCGGCATTTCCCCAATATTTACGAAAAATGCTTCAGCATAGGTATCGATGTGATGCAACAGATGATACCAGTGGCGCCGGCAGCACATTACAGTTGTGGCGGCATCAAAACAGATGAATGGGGCAGGACCTCCATCCAACACCTCTATGCATGCGGAGAATGTGCCAGTACCGGTTTGCATGGCGCCAACCGCCTCGCCAGCAATAGTCTGCTCGAAGCCATGGTATTCGGACACCGTTGCTTCCTCGATGCGAATAAACATATAAATGCCATTGCTTTCGCAGAAAACATCCCAGACTGGAAAGCATTGAGCACCACCGATCCGCGCGAGATGATCCTGATCACACAGAGTCAGAAAGAATTGCAACAGATCATGAGCGATTATGTAGGTATCGTGCGAACCGATGTGCGATTGGAGAGGGCCATGAAACGACTGGACCTCCTGTTTGCAGAAACAGAAGAACTGTATCGCACAACAAAAGTATCGCCCCAACTGTGCGAGTTGCGGAACCTCATCACCGTAGGATACCTGATCGTAAAAGGAGCACAGTTCCGGAAAGAAAGCAGGGGTTTGCATTATAATACCGATCACCAGCAGAAAAGCGAACTGCTGCAAAACATCATCCTTTAA
- a CDS encoding lysophospholipid acyltransferase family protein produces MYYIVYGIFYLLSLLPWRVLYFLSDGIYLLVYYVFGYRKKVVMGNLAIAFPEKSEAERISIAKKFYHNFIDTFIETIKLISISEKAFRKRFSSNIEVMNQLYATGQNVQVISGHYFNWEFANLGVALDSKYPFVVVYMPLSNKIFDRLIYKLRTKFGTLLVPATEFRRDFNKYVHDQYALILVADQNPGGPEKAYWAPFFGKPAPFVRGPEKGAKVNNTAIVYAHFYKVKRGYYRVDFELVTTEPKTYSNGALTKLLVNKIEASVKQIPDNYLWSHRRWKFQYDEEKFGHLMVP; encoded by the coding sequence ATGTATTATATCGTTTATGGCATTTTTTACCTGTTATCGCTGCTACCCTGGCGGGTATTGTATTTCCTGAGTGATGGTATCTACTTATTGGTGTATTATGTATTCGGATACAGGAAAAAAGTGGTGATGGGTAATCTCGCCATCGCCTTCCCTGAAAAAAGCGAGGCAGAAAGGATAAGCATCGCAAAGAAGTTCTACCATAATTTCATCGACACTTTTATCGAAACCATTAAATTAATTTCTATTAGTGAGAAAGCATTCAGGAAACGGTTTTCATCTAATATCGAAGTAATGAATCAATTGTATGCAACCGGGCAGAATGTACAGGTGATTTCCGGTCATTATTTCAATTGGGAATTTGCTAACCTGGGAGTAGCGCTCGACAGTAAATATCCTTTTGTAGTAGTGTATATGCCTTTATCGAATAAAATATTTGACAGGCTGATATACAAACTCAGGACAAAATTTGGTACGCTGCTGGTACCAGCTACGGAGTTCAGGCGGGATTTTAATAAATATGTTCATGATCAGTACGCTTTGATCCTGGTGGCCGATCAGAACCCCGGGGGGCCTGAAAAGGCATACTGGGCGCCTTTCTTTGGCAAGCCCGCTCCATTTGTAAGGGGGCCTGAAAAAGGAGCCAAAGTGAACAATACAGCCATTGTATATGCACATTTTTACAAAGTAAAAAGAGGGTATTATCGGGTAGATTTTGAGTTGGTAACTACAGAACCCAAAACTTATTCCAACGGGGCATTGACCAAATTACTGGTGAACAAAATAGAAGCATCGGTGAAACAGATTCCCGATAATTATTTGTGGAGTCACCGTCGCTGGAAATTCCAGTACGACGAAGAGAAATTCGGGCACCTGATGGTCCCTTAA
- a CDS encoding 3-hydroxyacyl-CoA dehydrogenase family protein produces MHIAIQANTQQKELLLQKGIPAGISVSWLAEGMALPVADAYFDFLGVGDVFATIKEQPIFINEVLRTSRQLPLNCIRINAWNSFLERPVLEIAGENNRAAGENILRSLNWKYQWVPDEPGFIAARIVCMIINEAYFALGQELSSKNEIDIAMKLGTNYPMGPFEWAEQIGTRQVYDLLKILEREDKRYTPSGLLEKEALQS; encoded by the coding sequence ATGCACATTGCAATACAGGCAAATACACAACAGAAGGAATTGTTGCTGCAAAAAGGCATTCCGGCCGGCATCAGCGTAAGTTGGTTGGCGGAAGGCATGGCATTGCCTGTTGCCGATGCCTATTTCGATTTTTTGGGTGTGGGTGATGTATTCGCAACCATAAAAGAACAGCCTATTTTTATCAATGAAGTACTGCGCACTAGCAGGCAACTCCCGCTGAATTGCATTCGTATCAATGCCTGGAATAGTTTCCTCGAAAGACCTGTATTGGAAATAGCGGGAGAAAATAACAGGGCTGCGGGAGAAAACATACTCCGGTCATTGAACTGGAAATACCAATGGGTTCCGGATGAACCTGGTTTTATTGCTGCCAGGATAGTATGCATGATCATCAATGAAGCTTATTTCGCACTGGGTCAGGAACTAAGTTCCAAAAATGAGATTGATATCGCTATGAAACTGGGTACCAATTACCCGATGGGACCGTTTGAATGGGCAGAGCAGATCGGTACCCGGCAGGTATATGATTTATTGAAAATACTGGAGCGTGAAGACAAACGCTATACGCCGTCCGGACTGCTCGAAAAAGAAGCGTTGCAATCATAA
- a CDS encoding methylmalonyl-CoA mutase family protein has product MSYQPRHKIRIVTAASLFDGHDAAINIMRRILQAKGAEIIHLGHNRSVADIVECAIEEDVQGIAITSYQGGHVEFFKYMKDLLDQNGCGHIKIFGGGGGTILPEEIRELQQYGITRIYSPDDGRRMGLEGMIEDVIKQCDFGLNGNDIYERAMTLGEVKDIRKLAREITNAENGGGNTKVNGEIPAIPVLGITGTGGAGKSSVTDEIVRRFLNLFEDKTLAVISVDPSKKKTGGALLGDRIRMNSISHPRAYMRSLATRDDNTALSPYVQDAIDVCRKAAFDLIILESAGVGQSDASILDYCDVSLYVMTPEYGAASQLEKINMLDYADLVCINKFDKAGALDALHDVRKQYKRNHGLWTAKDEELPIIGTIAAQFNDSGINELFEKMMVTLREKTGVAFGQIAIHPHDHETTTRSQIIPPKRVRYLSEIADNNRAYDAWVEDQAMIASKLYQLHGAMQEVKSGLKAALENIYNEFDAKLDAGCRKLIQSWPGLVVRYKADFFEYQVRDKIIKQPLTTTSLSGSRIPRLVLPKYKDWGDILRWQLQENVSGEFPYTAGVFELKRQGEDPTRMFAGEGGPERTNKRFHYVSLGQPAIRLSTAFDSVTLYGEDPASRPDIYGKVGNSGVSIATVDDAKKLYSGFDLCDPKTSVSMTINGPAPILLAFFMNAAIDQLCEKWIEANGQWSLVEAALEKKYQRAPRPHYYNPASPERLPEGNNGLGLRLLGLSGDEVLPKEVYEQLKAEALSQVRGTVQADILKEDQAQNTCIFSTEFALKLMGDVQSYFIDHKVRNFYSVSISGYHIAEAGANPITQLAFTLANGFTYVEYYLSRGMHIDDFAPNLSFFFSNGMDPEYSVIGRVARRIWAKAMKNKYKGNDRSQKLKYHIQTSGRSLHAQEIDFNDIRTTLQALYAIYDNCNSLHTNAYDEAITTPTEESVRRAMAIQLIINRELGSAKTENFIQGSFAIEELTDLVEEAVLAEFDRITERGGVLGAMERMYQRNKIQEESLHYETLKHTGELPLVGVNTFLNKNGSPTTLPGEVIRSNTEEKEQQIQNLHAFWKRNEQRSARELNRLKEAAMQNENLFAVLMETAKYCSLGQITHALYEVGGQYRRNM; this is encoded by the coding sequence ATGTCTTATCAACCCCGGCATAAGATCAGGATCGTAACAGCGGCCAGTCTTTTCGATGGCCACGACGCAGCCATCAATATCATGCGTCGCATCCTGCAGGCAAAAGGAGCAGAGATCATTCACCTCGGACATAACCGCAGCGTGGCAGATATTGTGGAATGTGCCATTGAAGAAGATGTGCAGGGTATTGCCATTACCAGCTACCAGGGTGGACACGTAGAATTTTTCAAGTACATGAAGGACCTGCTGGACCAGAATGGTTGCGGGCACATCAAAATATTCGGTGGTGGCGGTGGTACTATTCTGCCGGAAGAGATCAGGGAATTACAGCAATATGGCATCACCCGGATTTATAGTCCGGATGACGGCCGCCGGATGGGATTGGAGGGCATGATCGAAGATGTGATCAAACAATGCGATTTTGGTCTGAATGGCAATGACATTTATGAACGTGCCATGACATTGGGCGAAGTGAAAGACATACGCAAGTTGGCACGGGAAATCACGAATGCGGAAAATGGAGGAGGAAATACAAAAGTAAACGGTGAGATACCTGCTATTCCTGTGTTGGGCATTACGGGCACAGGAGGTGCAGGCAAGAGCAGTGTAACAGATGAGATTGTAAGAAGATTCCTCAACCTGTTTGAAGATAAAACACTCGCGGTGATCTCGGTAGATCCTTCCAAGAAAAAAACAGGCGGCGCTTTGCTGGGCGACAGGATACGGATGAATTCGATCTCACATCCGCGTGCATACATGCGTAGCCTGGCTACCAGGGATGATAATACGGCGTTGAGCCCTTACGTGCAGGATGCCATTGATGTTTGCAGGAAAGCGGCTTTCGATCTGATCATACTGGAATCGGCAGGTGTAGGGCAAAGCGATGCTTCGATCCTCGATTACTGCGATGTAAGTCTTTATGTGATGACACCTGAATACGGTGCGGCTTCACAACTGGAAAAGATCAACATGCTTGATTATGCCGATCTTGTCTGTATCAATAAATTCGATAAGGCCGGCGCACTCGATGCATTGCATGATGTGCGCAAACAATACAAGCGGAACCACGGGCTGTGGACTGCTAAAGATGAAGAACTACCGATAATCGGTACCATTGCTGCGCAGTTCAACGATAGCGGCATCAATGAGCTATTTGAAAAAATGATGGTGACCTTAAGGGAAAAAACAGGTGTTGCATTCGGACAGATAGCCATTCATCCGCATGACCACGAGACCACTACGCGTTCCCAGATCATTCCTCCCAAAAGAGTTCGTTATCTTTCTGAAATAGCCGATAATAACCGGGCTTACGATGCATGGGTAGAGGATCAGGCTATGATTGCATCCAAACTCTACCAGTTACACGGTGCTATGCAGGAAGTGAAGTCCGGGTTGAAAGCCGCACTGGAAAACATCTACAATGAATTCGATGCAAAACTGGATGCAGGTTGCAGGAAGCTGATACAGTCATGGCCGGGATTGGTTGTGCGATACAAGGCAGATTTTTTTGAATACCAGGTACGCGATAAGATCATCAAACAACCATTGACCACTACTTCATTGAGCGGCTCACGCATACCCAGGCTTGTATTACCGAAATATAAGGATTGGGGCGATATCCTGCGCTGGCAACTCCAGGAAAATGTATCGGGTGAATTTCCTTATACAGCAGGTGTTTTTGAACTGAAGCGACAAGGTGAAGATCCTACCCGTATGTTCGCGGGTGAAGGCGGACCGGAAAGGACCAACAAAAGGTTTCACTATGTATCGCTGGGCCAGCCGGCCATACGTCTTTCTACTGCATTTGACAGTGTTACATTGTATGGAGAAGACCCGGCCAGCAGGCCCGATATTTACGGCAAAGTGGGTAATAGTGGTGTGAGCATTGCAACAGTAGACGATGCAAAAAAATTATACAGCGGATTCGATCTCTGTGATCCGAAAACCTCTGTGAGCATGACCATCAACGGACCGGCACCGATACTGCTGGCATTCTTCATGAATGCAGCGATCGATCAGCTTTGCGAAAAGTGGATCGAAGCCAATGGTCAATGGTCGCTGGTGGAAGCAGCATTGGAAAAGAAATACCAGCGTGCTCCCCGTCCGCATTATTATAACCCTGCTTCACCGGAACGATTACCCGAAGGCAACAATGGCCTTGGGCTGCGGCTGCTGGGCTTGAGCGGAGATGAAGTGTTGCCCAAAGAAGTGTATGAACAACTGAAGGCAGAGGCATTGTCGCAGGTGCGTGGCACTGTGCAGGCCGATATACTCAAAGAAGACCAGGCGCAGAATACCTGTATCTTTTCTACCGAGTTTGCATTGAAGCTGATGGGCGATGTGCAATCTTATTTCATCGATCATAAAGTGCGCAATTTTTACAGCGTCAGCATCAGTGGGTACCATATTGCCGAAGCGGGAGCTAATCCTATTACACAACTGGCATTCACATTGGCAAATGGTTTTACCTATGTGGAGTATTACCTGAGCAGGGGAATGCACATCGATGATTTTGCACCCAATCTCTCTTTCTTCTTCAGTAATGGCATGGATCCCGAATACAGTGTCATCGGGCGTGTGGCCAGGCGTATTTGGGCGAAGGCCATGAAAAATAAATACAAAGGCAATGACCGCTCACAGAAACTCAAATACCATATCCAAACCAGCGGCCGTAGTCTGCATGCACAGGAAATAGATTTCAACGATATACGTACTACCTTACAGGCATTGTATGCCATTTATGATAATTGCAATAGTCTTCACACCAACGCCTATGATGAAGCTATTACCACGCCTACGGAAGAAAGCGTGCGTCGCGCGATGGCCATCCAGCTGATCATTAACCGCGAATTGGGTTCGGCCAAGACAGAGAATTTTATCCAGGGCAGTTTTGCCATAGAAGAGCTGACCGACCTGGTAGAAGAGGCGGTACTGGCCGAGTTCGACCGTATCACAGAACGCGGAGGCGTATTGGGCGCTATGGAAAGAATGTATCAGCGCAACAAGATACAGGAGGAAAGCCTGCATTACGAAACCCTCAAACATACCGGCGAATTGCCGTTGGTGGGCGTTAATACATTCCTGAATAAGAATGGAAGTCCCACTACCTTACCCGGCGAAGTGATCCGCTCCAACACGGAAGAAAAAGAACAGCAGATACAAAACCTGCACGCTTTCTGGAAAAGGAACGAACAGCGATCTGCTAGGGAGCTGAA
- a CDS encoding aldose 1-epimerase, whose protein sequence is MSFEVLIDRSAQYPVITLRNKISGAEADVYGFGGLLNAFRLPVEGRMVNVIEGFASVADAIANITHGFKSAKLSPYVCRLHKGSYAFQERSFKVNGFYMGDHAIHGLIYNRPFDIIDTTEDAAQAALTLQYRYEGDDVGYPFPFTMQVQWKLKDGGSLGDRLTVVTSFTNRHHDVVPLSDGWHPYFTLGNSLDECSLQFNSGMQVAFSKDLLPTGDTLPDERFLHGASLKGVELDNCFLLDTSKESSRCILQNGRLRLTIEPNASYPYLQIYTPPHRKSIAIENLSSAPDAFNNGIGLIVVNSGEKKEFSTSYVLAAGA, encoded by the coding sequence ATGTCTTTTGAGGTGCTCATTGATCGTTCCGCCCAATATCCTGTTATTACGTTGAGAAATAAGATTTCAGGGGCGGAAGCTGACGTTTATGGTTTCGGGGGATTGCTGAATGCTTTCCGTTTGCCCGTTGAAGGCCGGATGGTGAATGTGATAGAGGGGTTCGCTTCGGTTGCCGATGCCATAGCCAATATTACCCATGGTTTTAAGAGTGCCAAGCTGAGTCCTTATGTTTGCCGCCTGCACAAGGGCAGTTATGCGTTTCAGGAGAGGTCGTTCAAAGTGAATGGTTTTTATATGGGAGATCATGCCATTCACGGGCTTATTTATAACCGGCCTTTCGATATCATCGATACAACTGAAGATGCTGCACAGGCCGCCCTCACACTGCAATACCGATATGAGGGCGATGATGTCGGTTATCCTTTCCCGTTTACCATGCAGGTTCAGTGGAAGCTCAAGGATGGTGGGTCTTTGGGTGACCGGCTCACAGTTGTTACCAGTTTTACCAACAGGCACCATGATGTGGTTCCTTTGTCGGACGGATGGCATCCGTATTTTACATTGGGAAATAGCCTTGACGAATGCTCGCTGCAATTCAATTCCGGTATGCAAGTAGCATTCAGCAAAGACCTGCTTCCCACAGGCGATACGTTACCTGATGAACGTTTCCTGCATGGTGCATCGTTAAAGGGGGTTGAGCTGGACAACTGTTTTCTCCTTGATACGTCGAAAGAATCTTCACGCTGCATACTACAAAACGGGCGTCTCCGCCTCACCATTGAACCCAATGCCTCTTATCCTTATTTACAGATCTACACACCTCCGCACCGCAAAAGCATTGCTATCGAAAACCTCAGCAGCGCACCTGATGCATTCAACAATGGCATTGGTTTGATTGTGGTGAACAGCGGAGAGAAAAAAGAATTTTCTACCAGTTATGTGTTAGCGGCTGGTGCCTGA
- a CDS encoding RidA family protein, producing the protein MSKQIVQTDKAPAPIGPYNQAIRANGFLFVSGQVAIIPETGALETGTIQAETHQVMKNIQAILEEAKLDFSHIVKTTIFLSDMNLFASVNEIYGSYFTGAYPARETVAVKGLPKGVNVEISVTAVG; encoded by the coding sequence ATGTCAAAACAGATTGTGCAAACCGACAAAGCGCCGGCTCCTATCGGGCCTTATAACCAAGCCATCCGCGCCAATGGCTTTTTATTTGTGAGTGGCCAGGTGGCCATCATTCCTGAAACAGGAGCGCTTGAAACCGGTACGATTCAGGCGGAGACGCACCAAGTGATGAAAAATATCCAGGCCATACTCGAAGAAGCGAAGCTGGATTTTTCCCATATCGTCAAAACCACCATCTTCCTCAGCGATATGAACCTTTTTGCATCGGTAAACGAAATCTATGGTTCTTATTTTACAGGTGCTTATCCTGCCCGTGAGACAGTTGCGGTGAAAGGCTTGCCCAAAGGCGTAAATGTGGAGATCAGTGTAACAGCAGTGGGATAA
- the tsaB gene encoding tRNA (adenosine(37)-N6)-threonylcarbamoyltransferase complex dimerization subunit type 1 TsaB: protein MPTILHIDTATEQAGVCISRDQTVLHLLESPDQKNHAAFVQPAIQQLLQETGIALSGIDAVAVVAGPGSYTGLRVGLASAKGICYALQKPLILLNTLKVMAQALIGNSSTTQDPVVGNDLVCPLIDARRMEVFTAVYDTSLRETWPPQALILEPGSFSSLLDKGRVHFCGSGLQKLEGLIHHAHAVFHHSGHSVRDMITLAEEAFEAQSFADLAYSEPLYVKEFFDSSKAVR from the coding sequence ATGCCAACCATTTTACATATAGATACAGCTACAGAGCAGGCGGGTGTTTGTATCAGCCGTGATCAAACCGTTCTGCACCTGCTCGAAAGTCCCGACCAGAAAAACCATGCGGCTTTTGTGCAACCTGCTATTCAACAGTTATTACAGGAAACGGGCATTGCGCTTTCAGGCATTGATGCAGTGGCCGTGGTAGCCGGACCGGGCAGTTATACCGGACTGCGGGTGGGACTGGCCTCCGCCAAAGGCATTTGTTATGCCCTCCAAAAACCTCTTATCCTGTTGAACACCTTAAAAGTGATGGCGCAGGCATTGATTGGCAATAGTTCCACCACGCAGGACCCTGTTGTTGGCAACGACCTTGTTTGTCCCCTGATCGACGCCCGCCGGATGGAAGTGTTTACAGCAGTGTACGACACATCATTGCGGGAAACCTGGCCACCGCAGGCATTGATACTGGAACCGGGTTCTTTCAGCAGTTTGCTCGATAAGGGCCGTGTGCATTTTTGTGGAAGTGGTCTGCAAAAACTGGAGGGATTGATCCATCATGCCCATGCTGTTTTTCACCATTCCGGTCACAGTGTAAGGGATATGATAACGCTTGCGGAAGAAGCCTTTGAGGCTCAATCTTTTGCTGATCTTGCCTATAGTGAGCCTTTATATGTCAAAGAGTTTTTTGATAGTTCTAAAGCCGTTAGGTAA
- a CDS encoding helix-turn-helix transcriptional regulator, with translation MSQSLQSVVLNNGKTQLKVDFLHTKKAALILRSVNHKLRQQIIKLLDDHQKMTVTEIYVKLRLEQSVASQHLAILRRAGIVSTARDGKFIFYSVNYTRLAEVVGFVETLVA, from the coding sequence ATGAGTCAATCATTACAGTCTGTTGTTCTCAACAACGGCAAAACGCAACTAAAAGTTGATTTCTTGCATACCAAGAAAGCAGCTCTTATCCTTCGATCGGTGAATCACAAGCTTCGTCAGCAGATCATCAAATTACTGGATGATCATCAGAAAATGACCGTTACTGAAATTTATGTAAAACTGAGGCTTGAACAATCTGTTGCTTCGCAGCACCTGGCTATCCTGAGAAGGGCCGGCATTGTGAGTACTGCGCGTGATGGAAAATTTATTTTTTATTCTGTCAACTATACCCGCTTGGCTGAAGTAGTGGGATTTGTTGAAACCTTGGTAGCCTGA
- a CDS encoding rhodanese-like domain-containing protein, translating into MFVKQLYTGCLSEAAYYIESEGEAAVIDPLRDIEEYLQLARERNTTIKYIFETHFHADFVSGHLDLAAATGATIVYGPDTHTNFPVHVAKDGELFSIGKMKMQVLHTPGHTLESSCYLLKDEAGKDQALFTGDTLFVGDVGRPDLAQKGAALTMNDLAGMLYDSLRKKILPLPDHVIIYPAHGAGSSCGKNLGTETYSTVGEQKQTNYALASQSKEDFIKAVTEGLTTPPQYFPINAQINKEGYESLEALLQKGMQAWDADSFRKKAQDENIILLDTRKATVFTQGFVPGSVSIGLEGRFAEWAGSLLPFDQPLLLITEPGQERETIVRLARVGFDKFEGHLAGGFETWQAAGLPIDMIIDVEADELAMDIPFDPNLVIVDVRKVPEYADGHVKQAINIPLETLMDPASMADLDEHHNIYVHCAGGYRSVIASSLIKRQGIHNLRNIAGGWSSIKELGDKFKIEKSTEVLN; encoded by the coding sequence ATGTTTGTAAAACAATTGTATACGGGCTGTCTCAGTGAAGCCGCTTATTATATTGAGAGTGAGGGAGAAGCCGCAGTAATCGATCCTTTGCGAGATATTGAAGAATACCTTCAACTCGCCAGGGAACGTAATACAACCATCAAATATATTTTCGAGACCCATTTTCATGCCGACTTTGTCAGCGGCCACCTCGACCTCGCAGCGGCAACCGGCGCTACTATTGTGTATGGTCCGGATACCCATACTAACTTTCCTGTGCATGTAGCCAAAGACGGAGAACTGTTTTCCATTGGCAAAATGAAAATGCAGGTACTTCATACGCCCGGGCATACACTGGAAAGCAGTTGTTACCTGCTGAAAGATGAAGCAGGCAAAGACCAGGCATTATTCACAGGTGATACCTTGTTTGTGGGGGATGTGGGCCGTCCCGACCTGGCACAAAAAGGCGCCGCATTAACCATGAACGACCTGGCAGGCATGTTGTATGATAGTCTCCGGAAAAAAATATTGCCCTTGCCAGACCATGTGATCATCTATCCTGCCCATGGAGCGGGCAGCAGTTGCGGCAAGAACCTCGGCACCGAAACATACAGTACCGTAGGTGAACAAAAACAAACGAATTATGCGCTCGCTTCACAAAGCAAGGAAGATTTCATCAAAGCCGTCACTGAAGGATTAACGACCCCTCCTCAATATTTTCCTATTAATGCACAGATCAATAAGGAGGGGTACGAAAGCCTGGAAGCACTGCTGCAGAAAGGCATGCAGGCCTGGGATGCAGATTCATTCAGAAAAAAAGCACAGGATGAGAACATCATCTTATTAGACACCCGCAAAGCCACTGTGTTTACACAGGGCTTTGTGCCGGGGTCTGTAAGCATTGGCCTTGAGGGCCGTTTTGCCGAATGGGCAGGCAGCTTGTTACCATTCGATCAACCTTTACTGCTTATTACAGAACCGGGACAGGAAAGAGAAACCATTGTACGATTGGCCAGAGTAGGCTTCGATAAATTCGAAGGACATCTTGCCGGTGGCTTCGAAACCTGGCAGGCAGCCGGTTTGCCCATCGATATGATCATCGATGTGGAAGCCGATGAATTGGCGATGGACATTCCCTTCGATCCCAACCTGGTGATCGTGGACGTTAGAAAAGTACCTGAATATGCCGATGGCCATGTTAAACAAGCCATCAACATACCCCTTGAAACGCTCATGGATCCCGCCAGCATGGCCGATCTCGACGAGCATCACAACATCTATGTTCACTGTGCGGGTGGTTATCGCAGTGTTATTGCCTCTTCACTTATAAAAAGACAGGGCATCCACAACCTGCGCAACATAGCGGGTGGGTGGAGCAGTATCAAAGAATTGGGTGATAAATTCAAGATTGAAAAAAGTACGGAAGTGTTGAATTAA